One genomic region from Flavobacterium lindanitolerans encodes:
- a CDS encoding Crp/Fnr family transcriptional regulator, which produces MSKCEQCIVREFSSLKALNKEELLKIADRKSSYTIKKGEPVFEEGENVNGIFCVKDGVCKLSKLSANGKDQIIKLVSKGELLGQRSMISDEPANLSAIALEDMEVCFIPKSEIMPLFNKNNAFSMNVMRAICGDLKEADDHVVDMAQKTVRERLAETLLHLQETFGTHEDGSLKTQLTREEIGSMIGTATESCIRLLSDFNKNGLIELKGKKIFLKDIKGLKREAE; this is translated from the coding sequence ATGAGTAAGTGTGAGCAATGTATCGTTCGAGAGTTTAGTTCGCTTAAGGCCCTCAATAAAGAGGAACTGCTGAAAATAGCGGACCGCAAGTCGTCCTATACCATCAAAAAAGGAGAACCTGTTTTTGAGGAAGGAGAGAATGTGAATGGCATTTTTTGCGTTAAGGACGGAGTCTGCAAGTTGTCCAAACTAAGCGCTAACGGCAAGGACCAGATTATTAAGTTAGTCTCTAAAGGAGAATTGCTCGGACAGCGTTCCATGATTAGTGATGAGCCTGCCAACCTGAGCGCCATTGCGCTTGAAGACATGGAAGTATGCTTTATCCCAAAAAGCGAAATCATGCCGTTATTCAACAAGAATAATGCATTTTCAATGAATGTGATGCGTGCCATTTGCGGTGACCTTAAAGAAGCCGACGACCATGTGGTTGACATGGCACAAAAAACCGTTCGTGAACGCCTGGCCGAAACGCTTTTACATCTACAGGAAACCTTTGGTACGCACGAAGACGGAAGTCTGAAAACCCAACTCACGCGTGAAGAAATTGGCAGTATGATTGGAACGGCAACTGAAAGCTGTATCCGTTTGCTATCAGATTTTAATAAAAACGGGCTCATTGAACTTAAAGGCAAAAAGATATTTTTAAAAGATATTAAAGGCTTAAAGAGGGAAGCGGAGTAA
- a CDS encoding sensor histidine kinase — MGQQEKTNLTKRNSIKNVLLVTFTFVVSYATVFIIFPYSYWHNFFAMPVYKQVEDVLVNLIFCVAIVWFSLFIDRKLNKRIPWMVRPLKRLLIQAIFQILGALFLIICLTLVYLIFGGTTNPQPSPIGLREGVYTIISIMLWALMVSALNTGDFLLRNWKEATIKAAEHEINAARNKQLASEIELQALKMQLDPHFVFNNLSVLSELILKDQQLGYEYTENFTKVYRYLLVNSKKKLVPLAEELKFLDAYLFLIRHRMGEGCVFKIDIEASKLKMMIPPVTLQLFIENALKYNRTEEENPLIVAIYSNDNDELVVSNNLLPLVNKTDSTGIGLKNIIDRYALLSDRKPSIEQDSKTFTVKVPLIS, encoded by the coding sequence ATGGGACAGCAGGAAAAAACGAATCTTACAAAAAGGAACAGCATCAAGAACGTGCTGCTGGTTACTTTTACATTTGTTGTGTCCTATGCAACCGTGTTTATTATTTTTCCCTATTCGTATTGGCATAATTTTTTTGCCATGCCAGTCTACAAGCAGGTAGAAGATGTGTTGGTTAACCTGATATTCTGTGTGGCTATCGTATGGTTCAGCCTTTTTATAGACCGTAAGCTCAATAAGAGAATTCCGTGGATGGTACGTCCTTTGAAAAGGCTATTAATTCAGGCAATATTCCAGATTTTAGGAGCTTTGTTCCTCATTATTTGCCTTACATTGGTATATCTGATATTTGGAGGCACTACTAATCCGCAGCCTTCGCCTATTGGCTTGCGCGAAGGAGTCTATACCATTATTTCAATTATGTTATGGGCTTTGATGGTCAGCGCCCTTAATACCGGCGATTTTCTGTTGCGGAACTGGAAGGAAGCCACCATAAAAGCTGCAGAGCATGAAATCAATGCCGCCCGAAACAAGCAACTGGCTTCCGAAATCGAATTACAGGCACTTAAAATGCAACTCGACCCACATTTTGTATTCAATAACCTAAGCGTGCTTTCGGAACTGATATTAAAAGACCAGCAGCTAGGCTATGAATACACAGAAAACTTTACTAAAGTCTACCGTTATCTGCTTGTCAACTCTAAAAAGAAACTCGTTCCTTTAGCTGAAGAACTGAAATTTCTGGATGCCTATCTTTTTCTGATACGGCATAGGATGGGAGAAGGCTGTGTTTTTAAGATTGATATTGAAGCATCCAAACTCAAAATGATGATTCCGCCCGTGACGTTGCAGTTATTTATTGAAAATGCCCTGAAATACAATCGGACGGAAGAAGAAAATCCGTTGATAGTAGCTATTTATTCTAATGATAATGATGAATTGGTCGTGTCCAACAATTTGCTGCCTTTGGTAAATAAGACAGATTCTACGGGTATTGGCCTAAAGAACATCATTGATCGTTATGCTTTATTAAGCGACAGAAAACCTTCCATAGAGCAGGATAGCAAAACTTTTACCGTTAAAGTACCATTGATCTCATGA